A single window of Ictalurus punctatus breed USDA103 chromosome 27, Coco_2.0, whole genome shotgun sequence DNA harbors:
- the LOC128629293 gene encoding low-density lipoprotein receptor-related protein 1B-like, whose product MKAAIDSALAPVVASFESFKLGIESQGRRIDELDQHLNDYSDCIVALEPTVLKLTSANKQLTEKVEDLESRSWRCNLRVIGILGTRRRKQSGSVSCAPGAIRCPDTYVCVSRRWVCDGERDCPDGSDELATAGCALNLTCSDEAFRCSNGDCIPQRFVCDCDDDCGDGSDESLQCKYHACGKAAFQCSEGRCLPSVQWECDGFPDCLDQSDEAPLNPKCSAAGKTRTPASVFD is encoded by the exons ATGAAAGCAGCTATTGACTCCGCTCTGGCCCCAGTTGTTGCGTCGTTTGAGAGTTTTAAATTGGGCATTGAATCACAAGGACGGCGTATCGACGAGCTTGACCAGCACCTGAACGATTACAGTGACTGCATTGTAGCACTGGAACCAACGGTGCTAAAGCTAACTTCGGCTAACAAACAACTCACTGAGAAAGTTGAGGATTTGGAGTCCCGCTCGTGGCGCTGCAATCTCCGGGTCATCGGTATTCTGGGAACGAGAAGAAGGAAGCAATCCG GCTCAGTGTCGTGTGCCCCTGGTGCCATCCGCTGTCCCgacacgtatgtgtgtgtgtcgagACGctgggtgtgtgatggagagagagactgtccGGATGGTAGTGACGAACTCGCAACAGCCGGCtgtg ccctGAATCTCACATGCTCTGATGAGGCGTTTCGGTGTAGTAATGGAGACTGCATCCCGCAGCGTTTTGTGTGTGACTGTGATGATGACTGCGGTGACGGATCTGATGAGTCGCTCCAGTGCA AATATCATGCCTGTGGGAAGGCGGCGTTTCAGTGCTCAGAGGGACGGTGCTTACCCAGTGTCCAGTGGGAGTGTGACGGTTTCCCAGACTGCCTCGACCAATCAGACGAGGCACCACTGAACCCGAAGTGTTCGGCTGCAGGCAAGACTCGAACGCCAGCGAGCGTGTTTGATTGA